The region CGGTTACCTGGCGGTCATTTCCGGCAGCACGCTGTTGCCGGAAGAGCAAGCCGACCTCGCAGCGCTCTTGGACGTGCACTTGCTCGAAAAATGCTTGTACGAGCTGGGCTACGAGCTGAACAATCGGCCCTCTTGGGTGGCGGTGCCACTCGTGGGGCTCGAGGCAGTGCTCGACGCCTCGGAAAGCTGATGCATGCGCGTATGGCCTGGTGACCGACTGCCACTAGGCGCCACCTGGGACGGAGAAGGCGTCAATTTCGCACTGTTCAGCCACAACGCCACGTTGGTGGAGTTGTGCCTGTTCGACGCCCACGGTCGCGAAACGCACCGCATTCCCCTCCGGGAGCGCGATAACCGCGTGTGGCACGCCTACTTGCCGGACGTGCGCCCCGGTCAGCTGTACGGCTATCGCGTCCACGGCCCTTGGGAGCCCGAGCGCGGGCATCGCTTCAACCCGCACAAGCTGGTGCTCGATCCCTACGCCAAGGCCATCAGCGGCAAGGTGGATTGGAGCGATTCGCTGTTCGGCTACAAGATCGGCGATCCGGCCGAAGATCTCTCGTTCTCCGAAGAAGACAGCGCTCCACACATTCCGAAGTCCGTGGTGGTGGACAGTGCTTTCACCTGGGGTGACGACCGCCTTCCGCAGACCCCGTGGTCCCGTACGGTGATCTACGAGTGCCACGTGAAGGGCATGACGGCGCGCCATCCCGCCGTTCCGGAAGACCTGCGGGGGACGTACCTGGGCCTCGCCTCCGACGCGATCCTCGATCATCTGTTGGACCTGGGCGTGACGGCGGTGGAGCTCCTGCCCGTGCACCACTTCGTGTCCGAGCGACGTCTGGTGGATCTGTCGCTCTCCAACTACTGGGGCTACAACACCGTCGGCTATTTCGCTCCGGATCCGCGTTATGCCACGGGTCACCTCGGCCAGCAGGTGACGGAGTTCAAGACGATGGTGAAGGCGTTTCACCGCGTCGGCATCGAGGTGCTCTTGGACGTGGTGTACAACCACACCGGGGAAGGTAATCACCTCGGCCCCACGTTGTGCCTGCGCGGAATCGACAACGCCGCGTACTACCGTCTGGTATCGGACGCGCCGCGTTACTACCAGGACTTCACGGGCTGCGGGAACAGCTTGAACGTGCCGCATCCGCGCGCCATGCAGCTGGTCCTCGACAGCCTGCGCTACTGGGTCCAGGAGATGCACGTGGACGGCTTTCGCTTCGACCTGGCGCCCACGTTGGCCCGCGAAGCGGTGGAGTTCTCCGGCCTCGCGCGCTTCTTCGCGACCATCCAGCAGGACCCGATCCTGAGCCACGTGAAGCTGGTGGCGGAGCCCTGGGATCTGGGGCCCGGGGGCTATCGCCTGGGAGCTTTTCCGCCCGACTGGGCGGAGTGGAACGGACGCTATCGCGACGTGGTGCGCCGCTTCTGGCGGGGGGACGAAGGCCAGGTCCCGGAGCTGGCGTCGCGCCTGTCCGGCTCCAGTGACATCTTCCAGGGCAGTGACCGCGGTCCCTACGCCAGCATCAACTTCGTGACCTGTCACGACGGCTACACGCTCAGAGATCTGGTCAGCTACGAACGCAAGCACAACGAAGCCAACGGCGAGAACAATCGCGATGGCGCAGACGACAACTGGAGCAAGAACTGGGGAGCGGAGGGTGCGTCCCATTCCCAGCAGGTGCTCCGACTCCGCGAGCGCGTGGTGAAGAACTTCATCGCCACGCTAGCGTTCTCCCAGGGCGTACCGATGCTCTCCCACGGTGACGAGCTGGGGCGATCCCAGCGCGGTAACAACAACGGCTACTGCCAAGACAACGAGATCGCCTGGGTGGATTGGAACATGGATCCGGCGGCAAAGGAGCTGCTCGGGTTCACCCGCAAGGTGTTCCGCATCCGTGCGGGCAATCCCGTGTTCCGACGCCGAAAGTACTTCTCCAACGATCCCGTGGCGACCACGCTGGACAAGGAAGTGCAGTGGCTTCGCCCCGACGCCAAGGAGATGGCGATGGAAGACTGGCACAACGCTCACAACCGCGTGCTCGGTCTCCTGATTCACGGTAGCGCGTCTGACGAAGTGGACGAGCGCGGTCGTCCGAACCGAGGGCACACGCTGTTGCTCTGGCTCAATGGCAGCAACCGCGCGCGGCACGTGATGTTGCCGAAGCTCGCCACCCCGGGGCGCTGGACCGAGATCGTGAACACGGCGCAGCCGACCCATCGCATTCCTCGAGGCCAGGGCATCAACGTGGCGCCCCACGCGCTCGTGCTCTTGTCCTTCGACGATGGATGATCCGTTGGATCCCGCTCAACGCGGGATCCGGTGGATCACACCTCTAGCGAATTCAGGTACATGCCAGCGGGCACGGAGATTGCTGCCCCGGGAGCCCCATGCATCAACGTTGCCTCTTCTTCCTGGTCGCCCTCTCTCTTGCCGCCTGCGGCAGTGACTCCAACGACGGAGGGAGCGGCGGCGGAACCAACAGCGGGGGGGCGAGCAGTGGCGGGGCGAGCAGCGGTGGGGCGAGCAGCGGTGGGGCGAGCAGCGGCGGGGCGAGCAGCGGTGGGGCGAGCAGCGGTGGGGCGAGCAGCGGTGGAGCCGCGGGTAGCGGAACGGGAGGCGCTGCCGGTAGCGGAACGGGTGGCGGTAGCGCCACGGGCCTCTCCGCCAAGTACCCCGGCGACGTGGGCATCGACCAGGACCCCGACGTCATCTGGGTCGAGAACTTCGAAGAAGGGTCCGTCGGCGCGCTCGTAGCCCGCTACGAAGACGCCAAGCAAAACGGCATCTCCTTGGATGCCGACGTGCCCGGGGCGAGCTCCGGACAGAAGAGCGGCAAGCTGACGGCCAACGGCGCGGGGCCCAACGCCGTGGACTTCTACAAGAAGCTCAGCCCCGGCTACGAAGAGGTCTACGTCCGCTACTACGCCAAGTACGAAGCCAACGTGGAGTGGCATCACACGGGCGTTTGGGTGGGCGGCTACAACCCCGCTTCCAACTGGCCCAGCCCGCAAGCGGGGCTCAAGCCCAACGGAGACGATCGCTTCCACGTTTCCCTGGAGCCGATGGAAGGGAACACCGCCACGCCGCGCATGGACTTCTACAACTACTGGATGAAGATGCACTCGTGGATGGATAACCCGCAGGGAAACACGGCCTACTACGGCAACTCCCTCATCCACGACCCCGGCTTGACGGCGAAGGAGCAGTGGCAGTGCTTCGAGCTCCACATCAAGCTGAACACGGGCGCCTCTTCCGGCGCGGGTGCCGAGCTCGGCGTGTGGGTGAACGACCAGTCCGTGATCCAATTCACGGATTCCACGCCGCTCGGCTATTGGGTGAAAGACAAGTTCTGCCCGGACAACGCCACCGGCACGGAGTGCACCAACTACAAGCCAGCCAACCCGACGCTGGTGCCGTTGGACTTCCAGGTGCGCTCGACGTTGAATCTGAAGATCAACGCCTTCTGGCCTCAGAACTACATCACCAGCGGCGGCGCCGGCAGCGTCTGGTACGACGACATGGTGATCGCGAAGAGCCGCGTCGGCTGCATTCAGTGAAGACGCTCCGCCAGCTCTCCGGCCTCCGTGCCGAGCTCGTGGGGCTTGGCGTGAGAGAGCAGGGACTGGGCCCGAGCGCGGAGGGTCTTGGCGTCCGCTTCGCGGCCTCGTGACGCCGCCATCAGGGCCTTCTGCTCGAGCAGCAGAGCGGCGAGGACGACCTTGTCGCCACCGCCCAGCATCATCGCGGCAG is a window of Polyangiaceae bacterium DNA encoding:
- the glgX gene encoding glycogen debranching protein GlgX, translating into MRVWPGDRLPLGATWDGEGVNFALFSHNATLVELCLFDAHGRETHRIPLRERDNRVWHAYLPDVRPGQLYGYRVHGPWEPERGHRFNPHKLVLDPYAKAISGKVDWSDSLFGYKIGDPAEDLSFSEEDSAPHIPKSVVVDSAFTWGDDRLPQTPWSRTVIYECHVKGMTARHPAVPEDLRGTYLGLASDAILDHLLDLGVTAVELLPVHHFVSERRLVDLSLSNYWGYNTVGYFAPDPRYATGHLGQQVTEFKTMVKAFHRVGIEVLLDVVYNHTGEGNHLGPTLCLRGIDNAAYYRLVSDAPRYYQDFTGCGNSLNVPHPRAMQLVLDSLRYWVQEMHVDGFRFDLAPTLAREAVEFSGLARFFATIQQDPILSHVKLVAEPWDLGPGGYRLGAFPPDWAEWNGRYRDVVRRFWRGDEGQVPELASRLSGSSDIFQGSDRGPYASINFVTCHDGYTLRDLVSYERKHNEANGENNRDGADDNWSKNWGAEGASHSQQVLRLRERVVKNFIATLAFSQGVPMLSHGDELGRSQRGNNNGYCQDNEIAWVDWNMDPAAKELLGFTRKVFRIRAGNPVFRRRKYFSNDPVATTLDKEVQWLRPDAKEMAMEDWHNAHNRVLGLLIHGSASDEVDERGRPNRGHTLLLWLNGSNRARHVMLPKLATPGRWTEIVNTAQPTHRIPRGQGINVAPHALVLLSFDDG